From the genome of Ptychodera flava strain L36383 chromosome 20, AS_Pfla_20210202, whole genome shotgun sequence, one region includes:
- the LOC139119933 gene encoding metabotropic glutamate receptor 3-like — MASSPTSFSSVIFVGVLGFAFCSHVPHLTDTKYSKQGDIILGGLLNLHIFDAKRECVQLDSVSVLHRVEAMVFTIEEINQRDDILRGVDIGYEIYDSCVSEDVTLAATLALLQNITKNALCEAVGGGGDEDRQKLKGVIGPRRSSVSAAVSRVFGLHHMPQITYMATSDELSDKSAFPFYLRAVPPDRLQVSVMIDIVRHFNWSYISLVNSDGSYGKYGANEIKRQAAMYGICIAAAEEVSRFATEEQLDYIVKKLLEYKNAKAVIIFSVVYMANRVFDAVRRANATDSFIWIGSDGVYDLAAYGNGEVGKGGFFVEQFNTESIPYENYFETIKPESSENPWLIEYWERYRNCSDCQEPDHGFSAYMGISAVIDAVYVYGYALEAMRVDLCGTSPDACDEFYEADGQILLPYLRNASFEGTRGPVQFDENGDLLGKYVVKNLQYVDGEYQRVVVAIWDSLAEGEKLDMDNGKVMWGVAVDEDIGKPKSICSEPCPGGHIVIPHGDVCCWDCFQCRNNEIPVLNNTKCQPCQLFHWPNEALDECDSIPPTYIRWSDPMAITLVVIAFAGLVMSILTVLGYVVHRNKPLIKASSRELSFIMLFGVTFSFIMVFNFIAKPTLATCVVVRLGLMLCFTMTYAPMLTKVVRIYRIFTAGKKSTKRPGMTGPMSQIVITSVIVSVQVFISGIWAIIVPPDATLEMPIETEKRVELSCNIGADEVSTSVAYNLLLIVLCCFFAFKARRVPDNYNESRFIALSVYTTLVVWLAFIPTYSTVKDSSFKVTVLSFATLLNAFVTLVCLYVPKLYAVHFVNDENARIRFVSQVNSTATERT; from the exons ATGGCTAGCAGTCCAACATCTTTCTCCTCTGTGATCTTTGTCGGGGTTCTTGGGTTTGCGTTTTGCAGTCATGTACCACACCTGACGGACACCAAGTACTCCAAACAGGGGGACATTATCTTAGGCGGTCtattgaatttgcatatttttgatgcGAAAAGAGAATGCGTCCAACTTGACTCAGTGTCGGTGTTGCATCGAGTTGAGGCGATGGTCTTCACCATCGAAGAGATAAATCAGAGGGATGACATATTGCGTGGCGTCGACATTGGCTACGAGATATACGATAGTTGCGTGTCCGAAGATGTGACACTCGCCGCAACCTTGGCCCTGCTTCAAAACATCACGAAAAATGCACTATGTGAAGCTGTTGGTGGCGGCGGCGATGAAGATCGTCAAAAGTTAAAAGGCGTTATCGGACCCAGACGAAGTTCGGTCAGCGCTGCCGTCAGTCGAGTCTTTGGATTGCATCACATGCCCCAAATTACATACATGGCCACGAGTGACGAACTAAGCGACAAGTCGGCGTTTCCGTTCTACCTTCGCGCCGTGCCGCCAGATCGTCTGCAGGTGAGCGTGATGATCGATATTGTCCGCCACTTTAACTGGTCGTACATATCGCTGGTAAATTCGGACGGCTCTTACGGCAAGTACGGGGCCAACGAAATAAAGCGACAGGCTGCAATGTACGGGATATGTATCGCAGCAGCCGAAGAAGTATCTCGTTTCGCCACGGAAGAACAGCTCGATTACATCGTAAAAAAACTCCTAGAATACAAGAACGCAAAAGCGGTCATTATTTTCTCTGTGGTGTACATGGCAAACCGTGTGTTCGACGCAGTGAGAAGGGCAAATGCTACGGACTCGTTTATTTGGATCGGAAGTGACGGCGTTTACGACCTGGCGGCCTACGGCAATGGTGAGGTTGGCAAAGGCGGGTTCTTCGTAGAGCAGTTTAATACAGAATCGATACCGTACGAAAATTACTTTGAGACTATCAAACCAGAAAGTAGCGAGAATCCGTGGTTGATTGAATACTGGGAGAGATATAGAAACTGTAGTGACTGCCAAGAACCAGACCATGGTTTCAGCGCGTACATGGGTATATCAGCGGTTATTGATGCAGTATACGTTTATGGTTATGCGCTCGAGGCGATGAGAGTAGATCTCTGCGGAACCAGCCCCGATGCGTGCGACGAATTCTACGAAGCTGACGGACAGATTCTACTGCCCTATCTGCGCAATGCAAGCTTCGAGGGGACTCGAGGGCCAGTTCAGTTCGACGAGAACGGGGACCTGTTGGGAAAATACGTGGTGAAGAATTTACAGTATGTTGATGGGGAATACCAGCGAGTTGTCGTGGCGATATGGGATTCGTTGGCCGAAGGTGAAAAGCTCGACATGGACAACGGCAAAGTAATGTGGGGCGTCGCTGTCGATGAAGACATCGGGAAACCGAAGTCCATATGCAGTGAACCCTGTCCAGGCGGTCACATCGTCATACCTCATGGGGATGTGTGCTGTTGGGACTGTTTCCAGTGCAGGAATAATGAAATACCTGTCTTGAACAACACAAAGTGTCAACCGTGCCAACTTTTCCACTGGCCAAACGAAGCTTTAGACGAATGCGATTCTATCCCACCTACGTATATCCGTTGGAGCGATCCCATGGCCATAACATTGGTGGTGATTGCTTTCGCCGGCCTGGTCATGTCCATTCTAACGGTGTTAGGTTACGTTGTTCACCGTAACAAACCTCTGATCAAAGCCTCGAGTCGTGAGCTCAGCTTCATCATGCTCTTCGGTGTCACGTTTTCTTTCAtcatggttttcaatttcatcgCCAAGCCTACCCTGGCAACGTGCGTCGTGGTCAGACTCGGCCTCATGCTCTGCTTCACGATGACCTACGCCCCCATGCTGACCAAAGTGGTAAGGATATACAGAATCTTCACAGCGGGGAAGAAATCAACGAAGCGACCTGGGATGACCGGACCTATGTCACAAATCGTTATCACTAGCGTCATTGTCTCCGTTCAG GTGTTTATCAGCGGTATATGGGCCATCATTGTACCGCCGGATGCTACGCTTGAAATGCCTATTGAAACGGAGAAGCGAGTAGAACTGAGCTGCAACATCGGCGCTGACGAAGTTAGCACATCGGTGGCGTACAACCTCCTCTTAATCGTCCTCTGTTGTTTCTTCGCTTTCAAGGCGCGCCGTGTACCGGACAACTACAACGAGTCCCGATTCATCGCCTTGAGCGTCTACACCACCCTGGTGGTGTGGCTTGCCTTCATCCCGACCTACAGCACGGTGAAAGATTCTTCTTTCAAAGTCACCGTACTTTCGTTTGCCACTCTCCTGAATGCCTTCGTCACGCTGGTTTGCCTGTACGTGCCGAAGCTCTACGCCGTGCATTTTGTCAATGACGAGAACGCTCGCATCAGATTCGTATCTCAAGTCAACAGCACGGCCACTGAACGAACTTAG